From a single Candoia aspera isolate rCanAsp1 chromosome 10, rCanAsp1.hap2, whole genome shotgun sequence genomic region:
- the RELB gene encoding transcription factor RelB: protein MPALGLPHCTAWNGQCPLLPTSSLSMMQPTGESSGKDSQRPALWLSMLSELGHCGFQAMIYGDPAIIDELIKEDGFGESPGPAKLIPRSTDFTPPAEMQRLVEPGGLSLLQTGPYGVSGLLAPGSPQDSFPSQLSQSLNNLTLRSQLTPRAMPPLPLPSSRCADAPWTPPAPSRCPVVPHEPLDDVMREPPKLVITEQPKQRGMRFRYQCEGRSAGSILGEGSTETNKTLPTIELQNFAGIPEVKVTACLVWKDWPYRIHPHSLVGKDCNSGLCEVTLKPRVNARHSFNNLGIQCVKKKDIEESIEKKLQLGIDPFKAGSLKNHQEVDMNVVRICFQASYQDSTGKTWHLNPVLSEPIFDKKSTNTSELKIYRMNKEHGTCAGGEELYLLCDKVQKEDISIVFRKEAWEGKADFSQADVHRQIAIVFKTPPYQHLDIPEPVEVEVYLRRLTDSVSSEPFTFTYLPKDNDTYRVNKKRKQGMPDVLEELSGPDPHGIEAKRKKKKPDYMDHFNLTPSADISLSCPEDGNFLASLERITVPDLFEEFSRIPGFSPYSGPSLSDVVLPSATNYSERAEQEFLLDAYSVHSGITVPIALPGDCEPEGVATLVGNSMFPSQYKEVEEHLEMGSEPRLAHDATDV, encoded by the exons ATGCCTGCCCTGGGCCTGCCACATTGCACAGCTTGGAATGGCCAGT GCCCTCTGCTTCCGACATCTAGCTTATCCATGATGCAGCCAACCGGAGAGAGCTCTGGTAAGGATTCTCAGCGTCCTGCTTTAT ggcttagcatgttgtctgaactcGGCCACTGTGGTTTCCAAGCCATGATTTATGGGGACCCAG CCATcattgatgaactgattaaggaaGATGGTTTTGGGGAGAGTCCTGGGCCCGCCAAGCTGATTCCCAGGAGCACTGACTTCACACCACCGGCGGAGATGCAGCGCCTCGTCGAGCCTGGAGGGTTGAGCCTCCTGCAGACGGGGCCCTATGGGGTCTCTGGCCTCCTGGCCCCGGGCTCCCCCCAGGATTCCTTCCCCTCCCAGCTGTCCCAGAGCCTCAATAACTTGACGTTGCGGTCTCAGCTGACCCCCAGAGCGATGCCGccccttcctctccccagcaGCCGGTGCGCTGATGCTCCTTGGACCCCTCCTGCCCCGTCGCGGTGCCCCGTGGTGCCCCACGAGCCGCTGGATGACGTCATGCGGGAACCCCCCAAGCTGGTGATCACCGAGCAGCCTAAGCAGCGAGGGATGCGCTTCCGGTATCAATGCGAAGGACGGTCTGCTGGTAGCATCTTGGGGGAAGGGAGCACCGAGACGAACAAAACGCTGCCCACCATTGAG CTGCAGAACTTTGCTGGGATCCCAGAAGTGAAAGTGACGGCTTGCCTGGTCTGGAAGGACTGGCCTTATCGGATCCACCCCCACAGCCTGGTAGGGAAAGACTGCAACAGTGGGCTCTGTGAAGTGACCCTGAAGCCTCGAGTCAATGCCAGGCACAG CTTTAACAACCTTGGGATCCAGTGTGTGAAGAAGAAAGACATAGAAGAATCCATAGAGAAAAAGCTACAGCTTGGAATTGACCCTTTCAAAG CTGGTTCACTAAAGAACCACCAGGAGGTTGACATGAACGTGGTCCGAATCTGTTTTCAGGCCTCCTATCAGGATTCCACAGGAAAGACGTGGCACCTGAACCCTGTCCTCTCGGAACCCATCTTTGACAAAA AATCCACAAACACATCAGAGCTCAAAATCTACCGGATGAATAAAGAACACGGAACCTGCGCAGGTGGGGAGGAGCTCTATTTGCTGTGTGACAAAGTCCAAAAAG aAGATATCTCCATTGTTTTCCGGAAGGAGGCTTGGGAAGGCAAAGCTGATTTTTCCCAAGCTGATGTTCATCGGCAGATTGCCATTGTGTTCAAGACCCCCCCTTACCAACACCTGGACATCCCCGAGCCAGTGGAAGTGGAGGTGTACCTGCGTCGCTTGACTGACAGTGTTTCCAGTGAACCTTTCACTTTCACCTACCTGCCCAAAGACAATG ATACATACCGGGTcaacaaaaaaaggaagcaagGTATGCCCGATGTCCTGGAGGAACTCTCTGGCCCAG ACCCTCATGGGATTGaagcaaagaggaagaagaagaagcctGACTATATGGACCATTTCAACTTGACTCCTTCAGCAG ACATCTCCCTGTCCTGTCCCGAGGATGGGAATTTCCTGGCCAGCTTGGAACGCATCACTGTGCCGGACCTGTTTGAGGAATTCAGTCGGATTCCAGGATTTTCACCCTACAGCGGCCCAAGCCTGAGTGATGTGGTCCTACCTTCTGCTACAAACTATTCAGAAAGGGCAGAACAGGAATTCTTGCTTGATGCTTATTCTGTCCATTCGGGCATAACTGTCCCCATTGCGCTGCCTGGAGACTGTGAGCCCGAAGGTGTGGCCACCTTGGTAGGAAACAGCATGTTCCCGAGCCAGTACAAAGAGGTCGAAGAGCATCTAGAAATGGGGAGCGAGCCCAGATTGGCGCATGACGCCACAGACGTGTGA